One part of the Streptomyces lydicus genome encodes these proteins:
- the ftsY gene encoding signal recognition particle-docking protein FtsY, producing MEFVILAVVIAVVVLGAISGLVVSGRKKKQLPPSPPAAPEPSVTAPPAEPHVGEEAETPSDEERRTIEEVTLPTAEAPEAPAPAAEPEAPAAPEVAVEVPEPTAGRLVRLRARLSRSQNTLGKGLLTLLSREHLDEETWEEIEDILLTADVGVAPTQELVDRLRERVKVLGTRTPDDLRDLLRDELLTLIGPDLDRTVHTANGIGNGGDEIPGVVMVVGVNGTGKTTTTGKLARVLVADGKSVVLGAADTFRAAAADQLQTWGERVGARTVRGPEAGDPASVAYDAVKEGIAEAADVVLIDTAGRLHTKTGLMDELGKVKRVVEKHGPVGEVLLVLDATTGQNGLVQARVFAEVVDITGVVLTKLDGTAKGGIIIAVQRELGVPVKLVGLGEGADDLAPFEPKAFVDALID from the coding sequence CGCCGTGGTCGTGCTCGGCGCGATCAGCGGGCTCGTCGTCAGTGGCCGCAAGAAGAAGCAGCTGCCGCCGTCCCCGCCGGCTGCCCCCGAGCCCTCCGTCACCGCGCCCCCCGCCGAACCGCATGTCGGCGAGGAGGCCGAGACCCCCAGCGACGAAGAACGTCGCACTATCGAGGAAGTCACCCTGCCGACCGCCGAGGCCCCCGAGGCCCCGGCACCGGCGGCCGAGCCCGAGGCGCCCGCCGCGCCCGAGGTGGCGGTCGAGGTCCCCGAGCCCACCGCCGGCCGGCTGGTGCGGCTGCGCGCACGGCTCTCCCGTTCCCAGAACACCCTGGGCAAGGGCCTGCTGACCCTGCTCTCCCGCGAACACCTCGACGAGGAGACCTGGGAGGAGATCGAGGACATCCTGCTCACCGCGGACGTCGGGGTCGCCCCCACCCAGGAGCTGGTCGACCGGCTGCGTGAGCGCGTCAAGGTCCTCGGCACCCGCACCCCCGACGACCTGCGCGATCTGCTCCGCGACGAGCTGCTCACCCTCATCGGCCCGGACCTTGACCGCACGGTCCACACCGCCAACGGCATCGGCAACGGCGGCGACGAGATCCCCGGCGTCGTGATGGTCGTCGGTGTCAACGGCACCGGCAAGACGACCACCACCGGCAAGCTCGCCCGGGTCCTGGTCGCCGACGGCAAGTCCGTGGTCCTCGGCGCCGCCGACACCTTCCGCGCCGCGGCCGCCGACCAGCTGCAGACCTGGGGCGAGCGGGTCGGCGCCCGTACGGTCCGCGGGCCCGAGGCCGGCGACCCGGCCTCCGTCGCCTACGACGCGGTGAAGGAAGGCATCGCCGAGGCCGCCGACGTCGTGCTGATCGACACCGCGGGCCGGCTGCACACCAAGACCGGCCTGATGGACGAGCTCGGCAAGGTCAAGCGGGTCGTCGAGAAGCACGGGCCGGTCGGCGAGGTGCTCCTCGTCCTGGACGCCACCACCGGCCAGAACGGCCTGGTGCAGGCCCGGGTCTTCGCCGAGGTCGTGGACATCACCGGTGTGGTGCTCACCAAGCTCGACGGCACCGCCAAGGGCGGCATCATCATCGCCGTCCAGCGTGAGCTCGGCGTCCCGGTCAAGCTCGTCGGCCTCGGCGAGGGCGCGGACGACCTGGCCCCGTTCGAGCCCAAGGCGTTCGTTGACGCGCTTATCGACTGA
- the nsdA gene encoding transcriptional repressor NsdA has translation MGGNGGTGGTDAVKQPNAQLGSWFMRSGWSKGELARQVNRRARQMGAHHISTDTSRVRRWLDGEQPREPIPRILSELFSERFGCVVGIEELGLRSAHQSPSVSGVDLPWAGAQTVGLISEFSRSDLMLARRGFLGTSLALAAGPSLIEPMQRWLVPVPAGAGGPEEPDRAKRPARLSKPELDLLEATTVMFRQWDAQCGGGLRRKAVVGQLHEVTDLLQEPQPAPVAKRLFKVAAELAELAGWMSYDIGLQPTAQKYFVLALHASKEAGDRPLGSYILSSMSRQMIHLGRPDDALELIHLAQYGSRETATPRTQAMLYAMEARAYAGMGQPSKVKRAVRMAEDTFSDVMPGEPEPDWIRFFSEAELNAENAHSYRDLAYVAGRSPTYASLAEPVMTRAVELFGKDPEHQRSYALNLIGMATVRLLQKEPEACAEMAQRAIPFARQVRSERVNTRLRKTVDTAAREFGHVAEVVQLSDELARQLPEHAEAAV, from the coding sequence GTGGGCGGCAACGGCGGCACCGGCGGCACCGACGCCGTCAAACAACCCAACGCGCAGCTGGGTTCCTGGTTCATGCGCAGCGGCTGGTCCAAGGGCGAGCTGGCCCGCCAGGTCAACCGCCGGGCACGCCAGATGGGCGCCCACCACATCAGCACCGACACCTCGCGGGTGCGCCGGTGGCTCGACGGTGAACAGCCGCGCGAGCCGATCCCGCGCATCCTGTCCGAGCTGTTCTCCGAGCGCTTCGGCTGCGTCGTCGGCATCGAGGAGCTGGGGCTGCGCTCCGCGCACCAGTCCCCGTCCGTCTCCGGTGTGGACCTGCCCTGGGCCGGCGCCCAAACGGTCGGCCTCATCAGCGAGTTCTCCCGCAGCGACCTGATGCTGGCCCGGCGCGGCTTCCTCGGCACCTCCCTCGCCCTCGCCGCCGGCCCCAGCCTCATCGAGCCGATGCAGCGCTGGCTGGTGCCGGTCCCGGCCGGTGCCGGCGGCCCGGAGGAGCCCGACCGCGCCAAGCGGCCGGCCCGGCTGTCCAAGCCGGAGCTGGACCTCCTGGAGGCGACCACCGTGATGTTCCGCCAGTGGGACGCGCAGTGCGGCGGCGGGCTGCGGCGCAAGGCGGTCGTCGGCCAGCTTCACGAGGTCACCGACCTCCTCCAGGAACCCCAGCCGGCGCCGGTCGCCAAGCGACTCTTCAAGGTCGCCGCCGAACTCGCCGAACTGGCCGGCTGGATGAGCTACGACATCGGGCTCCAGCCCACCGCGCAGAAGTACTTCGTGCTGGCGCTGCACGCCTCCAAGGAGGCCGGTGACCGGCCGCTGGGCTCGTACATCCTCTCCAGCATGAGCCGGCAGATGATCCACCTCGGGCGGCCCGACGACGCCCTGGAGCTGATCCACCTCGCCCAGTACGGCAGCCGGGAGACGGCCACCCCGCGCACCCAGGCGATGTTGTATGCGATGGAGGCCCGCGCCTACGCCGGGATGGGCCAGCCCAGCAAGGTCAAGCGGGCGGTCCGGATGGCCGAGGACACCTTCTCCGACGTCATGCCCGGCGAGCCCGAGCCGGACTGGATCCGCTTCTTCTCCGAGGCCGAGCTGAACGCCGAGAACGCCCACTCCTACCGCGACCTGGCCTATGTCGCCGGCCGCAGCCCCACCTACGCCTCGCTCGCCGAGCCCGTCATGACGCGCGCCGTCGAGCTGTTCGGCAAGGATCCCGAGCACCAGCGGTCGTACGCGCTCAACCTCATCGGCATGGCTACCGTGCGGCTGCTGCAGAAGGAGCCGGAAGCCTGTGCGGAGATGGCGCAACGGGCCATCCCGTTCGCCCGGCAGGTCCGCTCGGAGCGGGTCAACACCCGGCTGCGGAAGACCGTGGACACCGCCGCCCGGGAATTCGGCCACGTCGCCGAGGTCGTCCAGCTCAGCGACGAACTCGCCCGCCAGCTGCCGGAACACGCCGAGGCCGCCGTCTGA
- a CDS encoding P-II family nitrogen regulator gives MKLITAVIKPHRLDEVKDALQAFGVHGLTVTEASGYGRQRGHTEVYRGAEYTVDLVPKIRIEVLVEDADAEELMDIVVKAARTGKIGDGKVWSLPVEDAVRVRTGERGPDAL, from the coding sequence GTGAAGCTCATCACGGCAGTAATCAAGCCGCACCGGCTGGACGAGGTGAAGGACGCCCTGCAGGCGTTCGGGGTGCACGGCCTGACCGTCACCGAGGCCAGCGGCTACGGCCGGCAGCGCGGCCACACGGAGGTGTACCGCGGCGCCGAGTACACCGTCGACCTCGTACCGAAGATCCGGATCGAGGTGCTGGTCGAGGACGCGGACGCCGAGGAGCTGATGGACATCGTCGTCAAGGCGGCCCGCACCGGGAAGATCGGCGACGGGAAGGTGTGGAGCCTCCCCGTCGAGGACGCCGTACGCGTGCGGACCGGCGAGCGGGGACCGGACGCGCTGTAA
- a CDS encoding ammonium transporter, translated as MPPGILTLAADKVTLSPANTGFMLICSALVMVMTPGLAFFYGGMVRVKSVLNMLMMSFISLGIVTLLWVLYGFGLAFGTDKGHFIGWDGHFAGLSGIGLTQLWGSTTIPIYVFAVFQLMFAIITPALISGALADRVKFTAWALFIALWVTLVYFPVAHWVWADGGWLFNLGVIDFAGGTAVHINAGAAALGVILVVGKRIGFKKDPMRPHSLPLVMLGAGLLWFGWFGFNAGSWLGNDDGVGAVAFVNTQVATAAAMLGWLAYEKLRHGSFTTLGAASGAVAGLVAITPACGAVSPLGAIAVGVIAGVLCAMAVNLKYKLGYDDSLDVIGVHLVGGVAGSLLIGLFATGGVQSKAKGLFYGGGFEQLGKQAVGVVCVLVYSLVVSYVLAKVIDLVMGFRISEDEEVSGIDQAAHAETAYDFTGAGGGSAARKGPTLGEALTKKVDA; from the coding sequence ATGCCCCCAGGCATCCTGACGCTAGCCGCAGACAAGGTGACACTGAGCCCGGCGAACACCGGGTTCATGCTGATCTGCTCCGCGCTGGTGATGGTCATGACACCCGGACTCGCCTTCTTCTACGGCGGCATGGTGCGGGTCAAGAGCGTGCTCAACATGCTGATGATGAGCTTCATCAGCCTGGGCATCGTGACCCTGCTCTGGGTCCTGTACGGCTTCGGACTCGCCTTCGGCACCGACAAGGGCCACTTCATCGGCTGGGACGGGCACTTCGCCGGCCTCAGCGGCATCGGGCTGACCCAGCTGTGGGGATCCACCACCATCCCGATCTACGTCTTCGCCGTCTTCCAGCTGATGTTCGCGATCATCACGCCCGCGCTGATCAGCGGTGCGCTCGCGGACCGCGTCAAATTCACCGCCTGGGCACTGTTCATCGCCCTGTGGGTCACCCTCGTCTACTTCCCGGTCGCCCACTGGGTGTGGGCCGACGGCGGCTGGCTGTTCAACCTGGGCGTCATCGACTTCGCCGGTGGCACCGCCGTGCACATCAACGCCGGTGCCGCGGCGCTCGGCGTGATCCTGGTCGTCGGCAAGCGCATCGGCTTCAAGAAGGACCCGATGCGGCCGCACAGCCTGCCCCTGGTCATGCTCGGCGCCGGCCTGCTGTGGTTCGGCTGGTTCGGCTTCAACGCCGGCTCCTGGCTCGGCAACGACGACGGCGTGGGCGCGGTCGCCTTCGTCAACACCCAGGTGGCCACCGCCGCCGCGATGCTCGGCTGGCTGGCGTACGAGAAGCTGCGGCACGGCTCGTTCACCACGCTCGGCGCGGCGTCCGGAGCGGTCGCCGGACTCGTCGCGATCACCCCCGCCTGCGGCGCGGTCAGCCCGCTGGGCGCCATCGCGGTCGGTGTCATCGCCGGTGTGCTGTGCGCGATGGCCGTCAACCTCAAGTACAAGCTCGGCTACGACGACTCCCTCGACGTCATCGGCGTCCACCTCGTCGGCGGTGTCGCCGGCTCCCTGCTGATCGGCCTGTTCGCCACCGGCGGCGTGCAGAGCAAGGCCAAGGGCCTGTTCTACGGCGGCGGCTTCGAACAGCTCGGCAAGCAGGCCGTCGGCGTGGTCTGCGTGCTGGTGTACTCGCTGGTGGTCTCCTATGTCCTTGCCAAGGTCATCGACCTGGTGATGGGCTTCCGGATCAGCGAGGACGAAGAGGTCTCCGGCATCGACCAGGCCGCGCACGCGGAGACCGCCTACGACTTCACCGGCGCGGGCGGCGGCAGCGCGGCCCGCAAGGGACCGACACTCGGCGAGGCCCTGACGAAGAAGGTGGACGCGTGA
- a CDS encoding bifunctional DNA primase/polymerase — translation MGFTIGGIREMRSASRRRTRSTEVTAVAEYTGLWGWDVAPGARAVRAGSGRTDCSCGAADCPSPGAHPLAFAEELAAGVTLEKAAATWAETPGAAVLLPVGRSFDILDVPEAAGRNALARLERMGLPLGPVAATPTGRAQFFVAPGAAAELPDLLYRMGWDDAALDLRPLGVGDHITAPPSDHGGHGPMRWLRPPTLDTAGRPPQARLVVGTLAYVCARLCG, via the coding sequence ATGGGCTTCACGATCGGCGGCATCCGGGAGATGCGTTCGGCCTCCCGGCGGCGCACCCGCTCGACCGAGGTCACGGCGGTGGCGGAGTACACCGGCCTGTGGGGCTGGGACGTGGCTCCCGGTGCCCGTGCGGTCCGGGCGGGCAGCGGCCGTACGGACTGCTCGTGCGGCGCCGCCGACTGCCCCTCCCCCGGCGCCCACCCGCTGGCCTTCGCCGAGGAGCTGGCGGCCGGCGTCACGCTGGAGAAGGCCGCGGCCACCTGGGCGGAGACCCCGGGCGCCGCGGTGCTCCTCCCGGTGGGCCGGTCGTTCGACATCCTCGACGTCCCGGAGGCGGCCGGGCGCAACGCGCTGGCACGGCTGGAGCGGATGGGTCTGCCGCTCGGCCCGGTGGCCGCGACCCCGACCGGCCGTGCGCAGTTCTTCGTCGCCCCCGGGGCGGCCGCCGAACTCCCCGATCTGCTCTACCGGATGGGCTGGGACGACGCCGCCCTGGACCTGCGCCCCCTGGGCGTCGGCGACCACATCACCGCGCCGCCGTCCGACCACGGCGGCCACGGGCCCATGCGCTGGCTGCGGCCGCCCACCCTGGACACGGCGGGCCGCCCGCCGCAGGCGCGGCTGGTGGTGGGCACGCTGGCGTACGTGTGCGCCCGGCTGTGCGGCTGA